The nucleotide sequence CATGCATGGTCGCCACGCAGGCTCACAGGTGTCGTACAAACAACTCATTCAGGCTTCATCAGCTGAATCAGTAAGACTTGATCCTCCACCAGTCTCACACACTATATGAAGATTAAatcatcttcttcaatatttactCAAATCAGTCAATCATCAGAGGCTCAGAGCTAAGCAGATACACAGAAATCGACATCTTTGTCATAGTTATGTCAGGAGCACAGGGAGCTCAGCCGCCGGGGTCACAGACGGCGACAACGTACGAGTCGGTTCAAGGAGGAGAGAACAAGAGCAGGACTGAGCTGCGATCCAAGCAGGACCAAGGTGGCGTTCAGATTGACAAACTACAGGACAAGGTTGAGG is from Malus sylvestris chromosome 5, drMalSylv7.2, whole genome shotgun sequence and encodes:
- the LOC126622224 gene encoding uncharacterized protein LOC126622224, with the translated sequence MSGAQGAQPPGSQTATTYESVQGGENKSRTELRSKQDQGGVQIDKLQDKVEDAAGKGGPVFGAGKDPKKDDLGVTGTG